One Deinococcus sp. LM3 genomic region harbors:
- a CDS encoding methyltransferase domain-containing protein, whose translation MPRPARTDRASPYGRKTSRPKVDHRTRAPAREYELEALAGLEHVAATELDTVPLARDIRGPRFWYPGDPERLTRLKSVTAVYRVRGWDVPRPRGLLGHQQLGELTAFLKEVIEVGGHTSFRIGAAGRESSVMQRIAEELQTALQLPHEPEIGELLIRILPQQQGEGWDVLARITRRPLSARAWRECNMAGGLNATIAYAAHKLAGQRDNDRIFNPMSGSGTLLIERALMGPYDAMVGVDISADAVRCAQTNIRAAKREIEVAQIDALHTGLPARSFDLVMADLPWGDAIGTHGGNEALYPAFLKEMHRLTSQRGRLCVITHEIRLFERVLAEQQKWSAHELFQVASGGHHPKAYLLSKT comes from the coding sequence ATGCCCCGACCTGCCCGCACAGACCGCGCCTCGCCCTACGGGCGGAAAACCAGCCGACCCAAGGTCGATCACCGCACCCGCGCCCCCGCGCGGGAGTACGAACTCGAGGCGCTGGCCGGCCTGGAGCACGTGGCTGCCACTGAACTCGACACCGTGCCGCTGGCCCGTGACATTCGCGGCCCGCGCTTCTGGTACCCCGGCGACCCGGAACGCCTGACCCGCCTGAAAAGCGTGACCGCCGTGTACCGCGTGCGCGGCTGGGACGTGCCCCGCCCGCGCGGCCTGCTGGGCCACCAGCAACTCGGGGAACTGACCGCCTTCCTGAAGGAAGTGATCGAGGTCGGCGGTCACACCTCCTTCCGGATCGGCGCGGCGGGGCGTGAGAGCAGCGTCATGCAGCGCATCGCCGAGGAACTCCAGACGGCGCTGCAACTGCCGCACGAACCCGAGATCGGCGAACTGCTGATCCGCATCCTGCCGCAGCAGCAGGGCGAGGGCTGGGACGTGCTGGCCCGCATCACCCGCCGCCCCCTGAGCGCCCGCGCTTGGCGCGAGTGCAACATGGCCGGCGGCCTGAACGCCACCATCGCCTACGCCGCGCACAAACTGGCCGGGCAGCGCGACAACGACCGCATCTTCAACCCCATGAGTGGCAGCGGCACCCTGCTGATCGAACGCGCACTGATGGGCCCCTACGACGCGATGGTCGGCGTGGATATCAGCGCCGACGCGGTCCGCTGCGCGCAGACGAACATCCGCGCCGCCAAACGCGAGATCGAGGTCGCGCAGATCGACGCGCTGCACACCGGCCTGCCCGCCCGGTCCTTCGATCTGGTCATGGCGGACCTGCCCTGGGGCGACGCCATCGGCACGCACGGCGGGAACGAGGCCCTGTACCCGGCCTTCCTGAAGGAAATGCACCGCCTGACCAGCCAGCGCGGCCGCCTGTGCGTCATCACCCATGAGATCCGCCTGTTCGAACGGGTGCTGGCCGAGCAGCAGAAGTGGAGCGCCCACGAACTCTTCCAGGTTGCCAGCGGCGGGCATCACCCCAAGGCGTACCTGCTCAGCAAGACCTGA
- a CDS encoding TrkH family potassium uptake protein: MTRPPPHRPSVGSSDAPRPGRHKTLYSRLSPPQLISLSFLVAIVVGGVLLSLPITHGLNEDGTRRSVNFLQAVFTATSALCVTGLNVIDPAKDFNRLGQVIIMLLIQLGGLGIITFGTSFALLSRRRVNFSERMRVAQQVGALNTGGVLSLIRSIFLYTFLIELIGAALLAFRFVPLEGWGRGLFYSLFHSISAFNNAGFALYSNNLMNFVTDPLVSIVVALLIILGGMGFLVQLNVVAHLMNPRRHRLAVHSKLVLTMMTVLLVVGTLTYLIFEWSNPATLGPLGLGGKLLASFFQSVTTRTAGFNTLDYGAMGLTTLFITIILMFIGANPGGTGGGIKTSTFYVMMASAWSMVRGRRDATLFHRRLDTDTILRAMTVGLLSIGLVNIMFVLLLALNTRADVRFVNLFFEAVSAFATVGLSMNTTPLLNANQHVVLIILMFLGRIGPLTFAVAFSRSGAGDVVRYPAEKDILIG; this comes from the coding sequence ATGACCCGCCCACCCCCGCACCGTCCTTCTGTCGGTTCGTCCGACGCCCCGCGCCCTGGTCGCCATAAGACGCTGTACTCGCGTCTGAGCCCACCGCAGCTGATTTCGCTCTCGTTTCTGGTCGCCATTGTGGTCGGGGGCGTGCTGCTGAGCCTGCCGATCACGCACGGCCTGAACGAGGACGGCACCCGCCGCTCCGTGAACTTCCTGCAGGCCGTGTTCACCGCCACCAGCGCGCTGTGCGTGACGGGCCTGAACGTCATAGATCCCGCCAAGGACTTCAACCGTCTGGGGCAGGTGATCATCATGCTGCTGATCCAGCTGGGCGGACTGGGGATCATCACGTTCGGCACGTCGTTTGCGCTGCTGTCGCGCCGACGGGTGAACTTCAGCGAACGGATGCGGGTGGCGCAGCAGGTGGGGGCGCTGAACACGGGCGGGGTGCTGTCCCTGATCCGCAGCATCTTCCTGTACACCTTCCTGATCGAACTGATCGGCGCGGCGCTGCTGGCGTTCCGGTTCGTGCCGCTCGAAGGTTGGGGGCGCGGGCTGTTCTACTCGCTGTTCCACTCGATCAGTGCGTTCAACAACGCGGGCTTCGCGCTGTACAGCAACAACCTGATGAACTTCGTGACGGACCCACTGGTGAGTATCGTGGTGGCGCTGCTGATCATCCTGGGCGGGATGGGGTTCCTGGTGCAGCTGAACGTCGTGGCGCACCTGATGAACCCGCGCCGCCACCGGCTGGCGGTACACAGCAAACTGGTGCTGACCATGATGACGGTCCTGCTGGTGGTCGGCACACTGACGTACCTGATCTTCGAGTGGAGCAACCCGGCCACGCTGGGTCCGCTGGGCCTCGGCGGCAAACTGCTGGCCAGTTTCTTTCAGAGTGTCACGACCCGCACCGCCGGTTTCAACACGCTGGATTACGGCGCGATGGGGCTCACGACGCTGTTCATCACCATCATCCTGATGTTCATCGGCGCGAACCCCGGCGGGACCGGGGGCGGCATCAAGACCAGTACCTTCTACGTCATGATGGCCAGCGCCTGGAGCATGGTGCGGGGCCGGCGGGACGCCACGCTGTTCCACCGTCGACTGGATACCGACACGATCCTGCGGGCCATGACGGTGGGACTGCTGAGCATCGGACTGGTGAACATCATGTTCGTGCTGCTGCTGGCCCTGAACACCAGAGCGGACGTGCGCTTCGTGAACCTGTTCTTCGAGGCGGTCAGCGCCTTCGCCACGGTGGGCCTGAGCATGAACACCACGCCACTCCTGAACGCCAACCAGCACGTCGTGCTGATCATCCTGATGTTCCTGGGCCGCATCGGGCCCCTGACGTTCGCCGTGGCCTTCAGCCGCTCCGGGGCCGGTGACGTGGTCCGCTACCCGGCCGAGAAGGACATCCTGATCGGATGA
- a CDS encoding TrkH family potassium uptake protein, translated as MNWFRSRGPRRSLRRRLRPPQLLALVYLLGIALGAALLHLPGMTRPGVTLTTVDLLFTATSAICITGLVVADTGEAFTRLGQVTIILLAQVGGLGIITFGTLFALLAGRRVNFSERQHLAQQVNALNVGGVVALVRIIFLYTFAAQGLGALLLSLRFVPQFGLGEGLYQAVFHSISAYNNAGFVVLPGGMAPYATDPLVSGVIAALIVLGGLGFLVQLNLLTHWRAPRRNRLLIYSRLTLWTTLALLLLGAVVILALEWKNPGTLGPLGPGGKLLAAVFQSVTPRSGGFATVDFTAMGNATIFLVIALMFIGANSGSTGGGIKTSTFAILLGSAWNLIRGRTELITFGRRVMPENVVRAGTITTIYTLLVFTGFFLMLVTNPSLRFTPLLFETVSAAATVGLSLNTTHLLNDAGLIILSVLMYLGRIGPVTFALALNLRETSSGSVRYPPERDILVG; from the coding sequence ATGAACTGGTTCCGTTCACGTGGTCCCCGCCGCAGCCTGCGACGGCGGCTGCGTCCCCCGCAGCTGCTGGCGCTGGTGTACCTGCTGGGCATCGCGCTGGGCGCGGCGCTGCTGCACCTGCCCGGCATGACCCGTCCCGGCGTGACCCTGACCACCGTGGACCTGCTGTTCACCGCCACCAGTGCCATCTGCATCACGGGCCTCGTGGTGGCCGACACGGGCGAGGCGTTCACGCGGCTGGGGCAGGTGACGATCATCCTGCTCGCGCAGGTCGGGGGGCTGGGCATCATCACCTTCGGAACGCTGTTCGCGCTGCTGGCCGGGCGACGCGTGAACTTCAGCGAACGCCAGCACCTCGCGCAGCAGGTAAACGCCCTGAACGTGGGGGGCGTGGTGGCGCTGGTGCGGATCATCTTCCTGTACACCTTCGCCGCGCAGGGTCTGGGCGCGCTGCTGCTGTCGCTGCGCTTCGTGCCGCAGTTCGGGCTGGGCGAGGGCCTGTACCAGGCGGTGTTCCACTCGATCAGCGCGTACAACAACGCGGGCTTCGTGGTGCTGCCCGGCGGCATGGCCCCCTACGCGACCGACCCGCTGGTCAGCGGCGTGATCGCCGCGCTGATCGTGCTGGGCGGCCTGGGCTTCCTGGTGCAGTTGAACCTGCTGACCCACTGGCGCGCCCCGCGCCGCAACCGCCTGCTGATCTACAGCCGCCTGACCCTGTGGACCACCCTGGCGCTGCTGCTGCTGGGAGCGGTCGTGATCCTGGCGCTGGAGTGGAAGAATCCCGGCACGCTGGGGCCGCTCGGGCCGGGCGGGAAGCTCCTGGCCGCCGTGTTCCAGAGCGTCACGCCGCGCTCGGGTGGGTTCGCCACGGTGGACTTCACGGCCATGGGGAACGCCACGATCTTCCTGGTGATCGCGCTGATGTTCATCGGGGCAAACAGCGGCTCGACCGGTGGCGGCATCAAGACCAGCACCTTCGCGATCCTGCTGGGCAGCGCCTGGAACCTGATCCGGGGCCGCACGGAACTCATCACCTTCGGGCGGCGGGTCATGCCGGAGAATGTCGTGCGGGCCGGGACGATCACGACCATCTACACGCTGCTGGTCTTCACGGGCTTCTTCCTGATGCTGGTCACGAACCCCTCGCTGCGCTTCACGCCGCTGCTGTTCGAGACGGTCAGCGCCGCCGCCACCGTCGGCCTGAGCCTGAACACCACGCACCTGCTGAACGATGCGGGCCTGATCATCCTGAGTGTCCTGATGTACCTGGGCCGCATCGGGCCGGTCACGTTCGCGCTGGCCCTGAACCTGCGCGAGACCAGCAGCGGCAGCGTCCGCTACCCGCCGGAACGGGACATCCTGGTCGGGTGA
- a CDS encoding TrkA family potassium uptake protein produces MKSKQCLVIGLGRFGTAVATTLYEMGHEVVAVDHHEENVERVMNLVTHAAILDASDERALRTLGVADFDVVVVAIGTDVQANILATMNAKSLGAPYVVCKAIDEMARRVLERIGADLVIRPEHDMGVRLARQIATPNIVDTLDLGSDYAVVEIEANERLKGTLRDLNLTGRFGVQVIAMSRAGKIEVTPGAEDELRPHDKLVLIGTTHALDELRRYLGE; encoded by the coding sequence ATGAAAAGCAAACAATGCCTCGTGATCGGCCTGGGCCGCTTCGGTACGGCCGTCGCCACCACCCTGTACGAGATGGGCCACGAAGTCGTGGCCGTCGATCACCACGAGGAGAACGTCGAACGGGTCATGAACCTCGTCACGCACGCCGCCATCCTGGACGCCAGCGACGAACGCGCCCTGCGGACCCTGGGCGTCGCGGACTTCGACGTGGTCGTGGTCGCCATCGGCACGGACGTGCAGGCGAACATCCTGGCGACCATGAACGCCAAGAGCCTGGGCGCGCCGTACGTGGTGTGCAAGGCCATCGACGAGATGGCCCGCCGGGTGCTGGAACGCATTGGCGCGGACCTCGTCATCCGGCCCGAGCATGACATGGGCGTACGCCTGGCGCGGCAGATCGCCACGCCGAACATCGTGGACACCCTGGACCTGGGCAGCGATTACGCCGTCGTGGAGATCGAGGCGAACGAGCGCCTGAAAGGCACGCTGCGCGACCTGAACCTGACGGGCCGCTTCGGGGTGCAGGTGATCGCCATGAGCCGCGCCGGGAAGATCGAGGTCACGCCCGGCGCCGAGGACGAACTGCGCCCCCACGACAAACTGGTCCTGATCGGCACGACCCACGCCCTAGACGAACTGCGCCGCTACCTGGGCGAGTAA
- a CDS encoding ABC transporter substrate-binding protein, whose amino-acid sequence MRSLACLLTLSLLVPASAQAAPVRVEFWHAMTGVKDTVAAYARDFNRSQSTYEVVPVAQGNYRELLPKFQAAQKAGRAPALVQLEFTQFPALAAAGQLTDLTRTVDALPDALKNDFYPAVWRAGEMGGRTYGLPWNVSVPVLMFNARILENAEQKVPDTWADLERVSRALATGGRRPLVVAADAWTFEANVLSRGGTLSSGQEPRLNSPDATEALTQLARMSAAGHAQPRTLNEATRAAIDFARGQNVFVLASVANWTDARKLPLFKLGVAPFPCEKAGACTVPLGGATLAIPKGTPATEQAGAAAFWQYLNAPDRLASWVQVTAYAPPRRATVPLLEGWYARNPQLRAAHAQMNRAVPRPTTPEYAAWTVLLEDAMQKATTGKLSAKAALDEAQRQAQR is encoded by the coding sequence ATGCGTTCCCTGGCTTGCCTCCTGACCCTGTCCCTGCTCGTTCCGGCCTCCGCGCAGGCCGCGCCGGTCCGCGTGGAGTTCTGGCACGCCATGACCGGCGTGAAAGACACCGTCGCCGCCTATGCCCGCGACTTCAACCGCTCGCAGAGCACCTACGAGGTCGTGCCGGTCGCGCAGGGCAACTACCGCGAACTGCTGCCCAAATTCCAGGCAGCCCAGAAGGCCGGGCGCGCGCCCGCGCTGGTGCAGCTGGAATTCACGCAGTTCCCCGCGCTGGCCGCTGCCGGTCAGCTGACGGACCTGACCCGCACCGTGGACGCCCTGCCCGACGCCCTGAAGAACGACTTCTACCCGGCCGTCTGGCGGGCCGGCGAGATGGGCGGCCGCACCTACGGCCTGCCCTGGAATGTCAGCGTGCCGGTCCTGATGTTCAACGCCCGCATCCTGGAGAACGCCGAGCAGAAGGTTCCGGACACCTGGGCCGACCTGGAACGCGTCAGTCGCGCGCTCGCCACGGGCGGCCGACGCCCGCTGGTGGTCGCCGCCGACGCCTGGACCTTCGAGGCGAACGTCCTGTCGCGCGGCGGGACGCTCAGCAGCGGCCAGGAACCCCGCCTGAACAGCCCCGACGCGACCGAGGCCCTCACGCAGCTGGCCCGCATGAGTGCCGCCGGGCACGCGCAGCCCCGCACCCTGAACGAGGCCACCCGCGCCGCCATCGACTTCGCGCGCGGCCAGAACGTGTTCGTGCTGGCCAGCGTCGCCAACTGGACCGACGCGCGCAAGCTCCCGCTGTTCAAGCTGGGCGTCGCGCCGTTCCCCTGCGAGAAGGCCGGCGCGTGCACCGTCCCGCTGGGCGGCGCGACCCTGGCGATCCCGAAAGGCACCCCGGCCACCGAGCAGGCCGGCGCCGCCGCGTTCTGGCAGTACCTGAACGCCCCGGACCGACTGGCCAGCTGGGTGCAGGTCACCGCCTACGCCCCGCCGCGCCGCGCCACCGTGCCGCTGCTGGAAGGCTGGTACGCCAGGAACCCGCAGCTGCGCGCCGCGCACGCCCAGATGAACCGCGCCGTGCCGCGCCCCACCACGCCCGAGTACGCCGCCTGGACGGTCCTGCTGGAAGACGCCATGCAGAAGGCCACGACCGGCAAGCTGAGCGCGAAGGCCGCGCTGGACGAGGCGCAGCGGCAGGCGCAACGCTGA
- a CDS encoding DUF3084 domain-containing protein: MLWLFLPFVIVLSGVVAYAADTIARKAGRKHIRLFGLRPKTTALLVAVLSGMGISAASLAAFLALNSSAVNTIAQADQLRPQLEALRAEIGGVQAELRAAQADRDRAQQEAQTLRAQQQNAQRDLKSTRADLDAARAAEQALGKQAAELERRVRTLTTTRTSLERRAEESRLKLTQSEQALSRSQQRAQTLDAQVVDLGARIALSEQETRTAQERAAAAQQAAEQAQQRAAAQQAAAQAAQRAAVQQAQQARAQVTTLSGQLRTLNASRAAADAALSSARQTLNAAQDALARAREQQQAAQQARDRLLTERAQLTAERDAAARDRDRVRAELTTLQAQQAQLRTQQTQLRASNEALGRDLAAARETLGRLQDEYSSSRAELSASRNTDLAYPKNDLVYAAVVPSVRNLDAFLADAARSAQARGAKGTPSVRLNAGARSLLETKLRGLNVSTFVQCRAAQNAAVGFPVDLSCDARPNAVLYRGDQIIRRATLNLNVTPGALQEQVNDLVKDTVLDITARGVPSEYVQGLDVTELVTLLSRLGTRSGAAATVGIAARQDVRPGTRVDLYPVLP; encoded by the coding sequence ATGCTGTGGCTGTTCCTTCCCTTCGTGATCGTGCTCTCGGGCGTGGTCGCCTACGCCGCCGACACCATCGCCCGCAAGGCCGGCCGCAAGCACATCCGCCTGTTCGGACTGCGCCCCAAGACGACCGCGCTGCTCGTGGCGGTGCTGTCCGGCATGGGCATCAGCGCCGCCAGCCTCGCCGCGTTCCTGGCCCTGAACAGCAGCGCCGTGAACACCATCGCGCAGGCCGACCAGCTGCGCCCGCAACTCGAGGCCCTGCGCGCCGAGATCGGGGGCGTGCAGGCCGAACTGCGCGCCGCGCAGGCCGACCGGGACCGCGCGCAGCAGGAAGCGCAGACGCTGCGCGCGCAGCAGCAGAACGCGCAGCGCGACCTGAAAAGCACCCGCGCCGACCTGGACGCCGCGCGCGCCGCCGAACAGGCCCTCGGGAAGCAGGCTGCCGAACTCGAACGCCGCGTCCGCACCCTGACCACCACCCGCACCTCACTGGAACGCCGCGCCGAGGAAAGCCGCCTGAAACTCACGCAGAGTGAGCAGGCGCTGAGCCGCAGCCAGCAGCGCGCCCAGACGCTCGACGCGCAGGTCGTGGACCTCGGCGCGCGCATCGCCCTGAGCGAACAGGAAACCCGGACCGCGCAGGAACGCGCCGCCGCCGCCCAGCAGGCCGCCGAACAGGCCCAGCAGCGCGCCGCCGCCCAGCAGGCCGCCGCGCAGGCCGCGCAGCGCGCCGCCGTCCAGCAGGCGCAGCAGGCCCGCGCGCAGGTGACGACCCTGAGCGGGCAGCTGCGGACCCTGAACGCCTCGCGCGCCGCTGCCGACGCCGCCCTGAGCAGCGCCCGGCAGACCCTGAACGCCGCGCAGGACGCCCTGGCCCGCGCCCGCGAGCAGCAGCAGGCCGCGCAGCAGGCCCGTGACCGCCTGCTGACCGAACGCGCCCAGCTGACTGCCGAACGCGACGCTGCCGCCCGCGACCGCGACCGCGTGCGCGCCGAACTGACCACCCTGCAGGCCCAGCAGGCGCAACTCCGCACGCAGCAGACCCAGCTGCGCGCCAGCAACGAGGCGCTCGGCCGGGACCTCGCCGCCGCCCGCGAAACGCTGGGCCGCCTTCAGGACGAGTACTCCAGCAGCCGCGCCGAACTGAGCGCCAGCCGCAACACCGACCTCGCCTACCCCAAGAACGACCTCGTGTACGCCGCCGTGGTGCCCAGCGTACGCAACCTCGACGCCTTCCTGGCCGACGCGGCCCGCAGCGCCCAGGCGCGCGGCGCCAAGGGAACCCCCAGCGTCCGCCTGAATGCCGGGGCGCGCAGCCTGCTCGAAACCAAGCTGCGCGGCCTGAACGTCAGTACCTTCGTGCAGTGCCGCGCCGCGCAGAACGCCGCCGTGGGCTTCCCGGTGGACCTGAGCTGCGACGCCCGCCCCAACGCCGTCCTGTACCGCGGGGATCAGATCATCCGCCGCGCCACCCTGAACCTGAACGTCACGCCCGGCGCGCTGCAGGAACAGGTGAACGATCTCGTCAAGGACACCGTGCTGGACATCACGGCGCGCGGCGTGCCCAGCGAGTACGTGCAGGGCCTGGACGTGACGGAACTCGTGACGCTCCTGAGCCGACTGGGGACCCGCAGCGGCGCGGCCGCCACGGTCGGCATCGCCGCGCGCCAGGACGTGCGGCCCGGCACCCGCGTGGACCTGTACCCCGTGCTGCCCTGA
- the lptB gene encoding LPS export ABC transporter ATP-binding protein, with product MRPVLHAEHLGKSYGRRAVVRDVSLTVRPGEIVALFGPNGAGKTTTFYMLVGFIRPGAGRIALGDRDVTRLPMHERARLGLGYLPQEPSAFRKLTARDNLLAILEYQNLSRAEQEARADSLLAEFGLTHLAGSYAYQLSGGERRRLELARALTTDPDYLLLDEPFTGVDPKSIREIQRLIHELRDRRGIGVFITDHNVRETIALTDRVYLMFDGQVKFEGTPAQFAQDEDARQYYLGDDFEL from the coding sequence CTGCGCCCGGTCCTGCACGCCGAGCACCTGGGCAAAAGCTATGGCCGCCGCGCCGTGGTGCGCGACGTGAGCCTGACCGTCCGGCCCGGCGAGATCGTCGCCCTGTTCGGCCCGAACGGGGCGGGCAAGACCACCACCTTCTACATGCTGGTGGGCTTCATCCGCCCCGGCGCGGGCCGCATCGCGCTGGGCGACCGGGACGTGACGCGCCTGCCCATGCATGAACGCGCCCGCCTGGGCCTGGGGTACCTGCCGCAGGAGCCCAGCGCCTTCCGGAAACTCACGGCCCGCGACAACCTGCTGGCCATCCTGGAGTACCAGAACCTGAGCCGCGCCGAGCAGGAAGCCCGCGCGGACTCGCTGCTCGCCGAGTTCGGCCTGACGCATCTGGCGGGCAGTTACGCCTACCAGCTGTCCGGCGGGGAACGCCGCCGCCTGGAACTGGCGCGCGCCCTGACCACCGACCCCGACTACCTGCTGCTGGACGAACCCTTCACTGGCGTGGACCCCAAGAGCATCCGCGAGATTCAGCGCCTGATCCATGAACTGCGCGACCGCCGGGGCATCGGCGTGTTCATCACCGATCACAACGTCCGCGAGACCATCGCCCTGACCGACCGGGTGTACCTGATGTTCGACGGGCAGGTGAAGTTCGAGGGCACGCCCGCCCAGTTCGCGCAGGACGAGGACGCCCGCCAGTACTACCTGGGCGACGACTTCGAGCTGTGA
- a CDS encoding phosphopentomutase, with the protein MLLTIVVLDSVGVGELPDAASFGDTGAHTLNHTLQAAPVHLPNLAALGLTRVPTVQTGEATIPAVPAQGAFGRMREVSPGKDTSTGHWEFMGVQLEHAFQVFPDGFPPEVMDRFDAATGTGHLCNRPYSGTDVLLDFGEEHVRTGQPIVYTSADSVFQIAAHEDVVPLETLYAWCAAAREILQGEYAVARVIARPFRGERPFERVNEHRKDFSLIPPPTVLDALKDAGQAVVGIGKIPDIYAHRGFTEEIHTDDNADGIAKTLDRMRRAAAEGTSGLIFTNLVDFDSRFGHRRDPQGYSACLAQFDAALPDLIAAVPAGGALIVISDHGNDPTWKGSDHTREYGLLLAHRAGAAGVDLGERATFADVGATAADALGADWTGPGESFWPLLT; encoded by the coding sequence ATGTTGCTGACGATTGTCGTACTGGATTCCGTGGGGGTCGGCGAACTGCCGGACGCCGCAAGTTTCGGGGATACCGGCGCCCACACCCTGAACCACACCCTGCAGGCCGCGCCCGTTCACCTGCCGAACCTCGCGGCGCTGGGGCTGACGCGCGTCCCGACCGTGCAGACCGGCGAGGCGACCATTCCGGCCGTGCCCGCGCAGGGGGCGTTCGGGCGAATGCGGGAGGTCAGTCCCGGCAAGGACACCAGCACCGGCCACTGGGAGTTCATGGGCGTGCAGCTGGAGCACGCCTTCCAGGTGTTCCCGGACGGTTTCCCGCCCGAGGTGATGGACCGGTTCGACGCGGCGACCGGCACCGGGCACCTGTGCAACCGCCCGTACAGCGGCACCGACGTGCTGCTGGACTTCGGTGAGGAGCACGTGCGGACCGGCCAGCCCATCGTGTATACCAGCGCGGACAGCGTGTTCCAGATCGCCGCGCACGAGGACGTGGTGCCGCTGGAGACGCTGTACGCGTGGTGCGCCGCCGCGCGCGAGATCCTGCAGGGCGAGTACGCCGTGGCCCGTGTGATCGCCCGGCCGTTCCGGGGCGAGCGGCCGTTCGAGCGGGTGAACGAGCACCGCAAGGACTTCAGCCTGATCCCGCCGCCCACGGTGCTGGACGCCCTGAAGGACGCGGGGCAGGCGGTCGTGGGGATCGGGAAGATTCCGGACATCTACGCGCACCGGGGTTTCACCGAGGAAATCCACACCGACGACAACGCCGACGGCATCGCCAAGACACTGGATCGGATGCGCCGCGCGGCTGCCGAGGGCACGAGCGGCCTGATCTTCACGAACCTGGTGGATTTCGACAGTCGTTTCGGGCACCGCCGCGACCCGCAGGGCTACAGCGCCTGCCTGGCGCAGTTCGACGCGGCCCTGCCGGACCTGATCGCTGCCGTGCCCGCCGGGGGCGCGCTGATCGTCATCAGCGACCACGGCAATGATCCCACCTGGAAGGGTTCGGACCACACCCGCGAGTACGGGCTGCTGCTGGCGCACCGCGCCGGGGCGGCGGGCGTGGACCTGGGTGAGCGCGCCACCTTCGCGGACGTGGGCGCGACCGCCGCCGACGCGCTGGGTGCCGACTGGACCGGCCCGGGCGAGAGTTTCTGGCCGCTTCTCACGTGA
- a CDS encoding DUF3108 domain-containing protein translates to MTAPGDPALSAAAGPLYAAPEAFTLTLTLGGRYAGEQSWAIHPERSAVVARVQTDFGGVLPEIRRVQTSRLHPRQHTSLGYAEGDGRGRASFEVNFDRRAGTVTLRQGRDEASAPLTTDYQDPVSLLLWLRAQVAQATPEDGGDPATPERTHAQLTGGRVLIQRLPDQEIAGVPCSGFYLRPGSAYVFVEQAAPWRLMRLIQPTDFGPVEANVSAAPGRRTAPAGAPERRRRRA, encoded by the coding sequence GTGACGGCGCCCGGCGACCCTGCCCTGAGCGCAGCGGCCGGCCCGCTGTACGCCGCGCCGGAGGCGTTCACGCTGACCCTGACGCTGGGCGGCCGGTACGCCGGCGAGCAGAGTTGGGCCATCCACCCGGAACGCAGCGCCGTCGTGGCGCGCGTGCAGACCGATTTCGGCGGGGTGCTGCCCGAGATCCGGCGGGTGCAGACCAGCCGCCTGCACCCCCGGCAGCACACCAGCCTCGGGTACGCGGAGGGGGACGGGCGGGGCCGCGCGTCGTTCGAGGTGAACTTCGACCGGCGCGCCGGAACGGTCACGCTCCGGCAGGGGCGCGACGAGGCCAGCGCGCCCCTGACCACCGACTACCAGGATCCGGTCAGTCTGCTGCTGTGGCTGCGCGCCCAGGTGGCGCAGGCCACCCCGGAGGACGGCGGCGACCCGGCCACGCCGGAACGCACGCACGCGCAACTGACGGGCGGCCGCGTCCTGATTCAGCGGCTGCCGGATCAGGAGATCGCGGGCGTGCCGTGCAGCGGCTTCTACCTGCGGCCCGGCAGCGCGTACGTGTTCGTCGAGCAGGCCGCGCCGTGGCGGCTGATGCGTCTGATTCAGCCCACCGATTTCGGGCCGGTCGAGGCGAACGTGTCGGCCGCGCCGGGTCGCCGGACCGCGCCGGCCGGAGCGCCGGAACGCCGCCGCCGCCGCGCCTGA